One segment of Microbacterium arborescens DNA contains the following:
- a CDS encoding A/G-specific adenine glycosylase, translating to MPDLASPLIAWYRDNARDLPWRRPGFGAWGILVSEFMLQQTPVARVIPLLEAWLERWPTPAALAAAAPADAVRQWANLGYPRRALWLHRAAVEIRDRHTGVVPRDVDDLLALTGIGDYTARAVAVFAYGDRHPVVDTNTRRVLARAVHGRSQPGPAAKRDLADMAEILPDDVTDSTVVNAAAMELGALVCTARVPRCDLCPLADRCAWRAAGYPDTGDTRVKQARYEGSDRQTRGAILKVLRSAQTHDVAVDDVIGDWPDTVQRDRAIDSLVSDGLVEAVDGRLRLPR from the coding sequence GTGCCCGACCTCGCCTCGCCGCTCATCGCGTGGTACCGCGACAACGCGCGCGATCTCCCGTGGCGACGCCCGGGATTCGGCGCCTGGGGCATCCTCGTGAGCGAGTTCATGCTGCAGCAGACCCCGGTGGCACGGGTGATCCCCCTGCTCGAGGCGTGGCTCGAGCGATGGCCGACGCCGGCGGCCCTCGCCGCAGCCGCCCCGGCCGACGCCGTGCGGCAGTGGGCCAACCTCGGATACCCGCGGCGCGCGCTCTGGCTGCACCGTGCCGCCGTCGAGATCCGCGACCGCCACACGGGCGTCGTGCCCCGCGACGTCGACGATCTGCTCGCGTTGACCGGTATCGGCGACTACACCGCGCGTGCCGTCGCCGTCTTCGCGTATGGCGATCGGCACCCCGTCGTCGATACCAACACCCGTCGAGTCCTGGCCAGAGCCGTTCATGGTCGATCACAGCCCGGGCCGGCAGCCAAGCGCGACCTCGCCGACATGGCCGAGATCCTGCCCGACGACGTCACCGATTCGACGGTCGTGAACGCCGCGGCGATGGAGCTCGGGGCGCTCGTGTGCACGGCCCGGGTGCCACGGTGCGACCTCTGCCCGCTAGCGGACCGCTGCGCCTGGCGTGCCGCCGGCTACCCCGACACCGGCGACACCCGCGTGAAGCAAGCGCGCTACGAAGGGAGCGACCGGCAGACGCGAGGCGCGATCCTCAAGGTTCTGCGGTCAGCCCAGACACACGACGTGGCTGTGGACGATGTCATCGGCGACTGGCCCGACACGGTTCAGCGCGACCGTGCGATCGACTCGCTCGTCTCCGACGGCTTGGTCGAAGCCGTCGACGGCCGGCTGCGCCTCCCCCGCTGA